A genome region from Thermoanaerobacterium xylanolyticum LX-11 includes the following:
- a CDS encoding PIG-L deacetylase family protein produces MNKKLFKWKYIFITFGLISAIIIAFVMNLKTTFANLTEKKPVPNNDDPGQRILVVVPHPDDESLGMAGVIQKAIELKRPIKVVIVTDGESYKKAAQVFTGDINPTPADYYKLGLQRHSESLAAMSVLGLPKDDVIFLGFADGSTRFLWSDFWDNGKPRISGGTNVAYSPYKDVYKPGVAYTGENLENELQDIIKSFKPTDIYYPLADDVHPDHWAVSNFTRYAIIALNLNVREHMFLVHHPQWPVPWLLMPNDSLLPPTDMKDSNTVWQSILLSKQEESKKEEAIKKYTSQIKVMEPFLLAFVRKNELFGTKPVITIPEVETKPNLYDKNMPFSLLSIPAGGILEQEIYKSADLTKLASFYYDNHLYIGVQTLSPISKNVRYNIEMRLFYNNSIKRIDLGLVNGKLYQYKKANNSLLKSIASRPIIDKNILWIKLNIPQKQDLRYIFMGSDSIYKGRLIDKIPWNLYKISKQA; encoded by the coding sequence TTGAATAAGAAACTATTTAAATGGAAGTATATATTTATAACTTTTGGGCTAATCAGTGCCATTATTATCGCATTTGTCATGAATTTAAAAACTACTTTTGCCAATCTCACAGAAAAAAAGCCTGTTCCCAATAACGACGATCCGGGACAAAGAATACTTGTTGTCGTACCACACCCTGATGATGAATCGTTGGGAATGGCAGGTGTCATACAAAAAGCTATCGAATTGAAAAGACCTATAAAAGTAGTAATTGTAACAGATGGTGAAAGTTACAAAAAAGCTGCTCAAGTCTTTACAGGTGACATCAATCCAACACCAGCAGACTATTATAAACTTGGACTTCAAAGGCACAGTGAAAGTTTAGCTGCAATGTCTGTACTTGGTCTTCCAAAAGATGACGTGATATTTTTAGGCTTTGCTGATGGCAGTACAAGATTTTTGTGGAGCGATTTTTGGGACAATGGAAAACCCAGGATTAGCGGTGGAACAAATGTGGCATATTCTCCATATAAAGATGTGTACAAACCTGGTGTTGCATATACAGGTGAAAATTTAGAAAATGAGCTGCAAGACATTATAAAGTCATTTAAGCCTACAGATATTTACTATCCTTTAGCAGATGACGTACATCCCGATCACTGGGCTGTAAGCAACTTCACAAGATACGCAATAATCGCACTTAATCTAAACGTAAGAGAGCACATGTTTTTAGTTCACCATCCACAATGGCCTGTTCCATGGTTATTGATGCCAAATGACTCTCTTTTACCACCAACAGACATGAAAGACAGCAACACTGTATGGCAAAGTATTCTTCTTTCGAAGCAAGAAGAATCTAAAAAGGAAGAAGCCATTAAGAAGTATACATCACAGATAAAAGTGATGGAGCCATTTTTATTGGCATTTGTAAGGAAAAATGAGCTTTTCGGGACAAAGCCTGTCATTACGATTCCAGAAGTTGAAACGAAGCCAAACTTATACGACAAAAACATGCCTTTCTCGCTTTTAAGCATACCAGCAGGCGGAATTCTCGAACAAGAAATCTATAAAAGTGCTGATCTTACAAAGCTTGCTTCCTTCTACTACGACAACCACTTGTATATAGGTGTTCAAACACTGTCGCCTATATCTAAAAATGTTAGATACAACATCGAAATGAGGTTGTTTTACAATAACAGCATAAAGAGAATCGATTTAGGACTGGTAAATGGCAAGCTCTATCAGTACAAAAAAGCCAATAATTCGCTTCTTAAATCTATAGCATCAAGACCAATAATAGACAAAAATATATTGTGGATAAAATTGAATATTCCACAAAAACAGGACTTGCGCTATATATTCATGGGCTCTGACTCAATATACAAAGGAAGACTTATCGATAAGATTCCTTGGAATTTGTACAAGATATCTAAGCAAGCATAG
- a CDS encoding stalk domain-containing protein, giving the protein MKKLLVFICIVLIGASIMFSAFAATNDVKVEFTVGKSQYTINGQYYAMDVAPYIKDNRTFLPLRYVAYAIGVEPQNIVYENGVITINSYNNIVKLSVNSDILNVNGNIILMDTKPEIVNNRVMVPVYWISKAFGINISWNQSTYSVTFDYVEKSGSSLNINNSTLANNNSSLGTSANVNPSNDVSKQFSWQYGNATYSLKLQIPTDVLNWDRKIPSIIDTFYNSSGEQQSSQLSYMSDEIKTLVLSCSEYANNNYTPWVTEESNYDYVKDIAKSLLQMAQSNGLDNFHTAEFVQSFVESIPYKITDTPELPVQTLVDGGDCKDKSILLASLLKNLGYNVALLVFPPPQNQQVGHMAVGIAFNDNELPLYRDYDFTYYNFGGTKYYFAETTSPGWLIGQLSDDSLEQTAYIYAVS; this is encoded by the coding sequence ATGAAGAAACTGCTTGTATTTATTTGCATTGTATTGATTGGTGCAAGTATCATGTTTTCGGCTTTTGCTGCGACAAATGATGTGAAAGTAGAATTTACTGTTGGCAAAAGTCAATATACCATTAATGGTCAATATTATGCAATGGATGTAGCACCTTATATAAAAGATAATCGTACGTTTTTGCCATTGCGATATGTAGCATATGCTATAGGTGTTGAACCTCAAAACATTGTTTATGAAAATGGAGTCATAACTATAAATAGCTATAATAATATCGTAAAGCTTAGCGTAAACAGCGATATTTTAAATGTAAACGGGAATATAATCCTGATGGACACGAAGCCCGAGATTGTGAATAATAGGGTAATGGTGCCTGTTTACTGGATATCTAAGGCTTTTGGCATAAACATTAGTTGGAATCAATCTACATATTCTGTCACATTTGATTACGTTGAAAAGTCGGGAAGCAGTTTAAATATCAATAATTCTACTTTGGCTAATAACAATTCCTCGTTGGGCACATCAGCAAATGTCAATCCGTCAAATGATGTAAGTAAGCAATTTAGTTGGCAGTATGGAAATGCTACGTACAGTTTAAAACTTCAGATCCCTACTGATGTTCTAAATTGGGACAGAAAAATACCCAGTATAATAGATACTTTTTATAATAGCAGTGGTGAACAACAATCATCTCAGCTTTCATATATGTCTGATGAAATTAAGACATTAGTTCTATCATGTTCGGAGTATGCAAATAATAATTACACACCTTGGGTCACAGAAGAATCAAATTACGATTATGTAAAAGATATTGCAAAAAGTTTATTGCAAATGGCACAGAGTAATGGTCTTGACAATTTTCACACGGCGGAGTTTGTTCAAAGTTTTGTTGAATCTATTCCGTACAAAATAACTGATACGCCTGAGCTTCCTGTCCAAACTCTTGTAGATGGTGGCGATTGTAAAGATAAATCAATATTATTGGCATCACTGCTTAAAAATTTGGGTTATAATGTGGCGCTATTAGTATTTCCTCCGCCTCAGAACCAGCAAGTTGGGCACATGGCAGTTGGAATAGCATTTAATGATAATGAACTTCCGCTCTACCGAGATTACGATTTTACATATTACAACTTTGGTGGAACAAAATATTATTTTGCAGAGACAACGAGTCCTGGATGGCTTATTGGACAATTAAGCGATGATTCATTAGAGCAGACAGCTTATATTTATGCTGTATCATAA
- a CDS encoding universal stress protein, which produces MSDNFKRLTPEEALEIANKSQRGKLKIFLGYAPGVGKTYAMLDEANRRLKRGQDVVIGVVETYGRKETEAMIGDLEIIPKKEIIYKGTVQYEMDLEAILKRKPQVVLVDELAHTNVPGSKNNKRYEDVEEILQNGINVLSTLNIQHLESLNDTVKQITGITVRETVPDTIVNNADEIEVIDVTPDALQNRLKRGEVYNLDKVDQALKNFFRKGNLNALRELALRQSADEVDEDLEQYMKEHGIQENWETNEKIMVCISFNPLVKKLIRRGARRAHRFKCEWIVVYVECTNIFAKKPTKKDMEVLESHFKLAKQLGAEVVVLRGKSVSEELLKFAKERHITQIIMGHSNRRKWETLLRGSTVLKLINSAKSIEIHVIPYN; this is translated from the coding sequence ATGAGCGATAATTTTAAGAGACTTACGCCAGAAGAGGCATTGGAAATAGCCAATAAAAGTCAAAGAGGCAAGTTGAAGATATTTTTAGGATATGCGCCTGGTGTAGGAAAGACGTATGCCATGCTTGATGAGGCAAACAGAAGATTAAAAAGAGGTCAAGATGTCGTCATCGGTGTTGTAGAAACGTATGGAAGAAAAGAAACTGAGGCGATGATTGGTGATTTGGAAATAATACCTAAAAAAGAAATCATATATAAAGGTACTGTACAGTACGAGATGGATCTTGAGGCTATATTAAAGAGAAAACCGCAAGTCGTTTTGGTAGATGAGTTGGCACATACGAATGTACCTGGCAGCAAGAATAATAAAAGATATGAAGATGTAGAGGAAATACTGCAAAATGGAATAAACGTTTTGTCGACTTTGAATATACAGCATTTAGAAAGTTTAAATGACACTGTAAAACAGATTACTGGTATAACGGTGAGGGAGACGGTTCCCGATACAATAGTTAATAATGCCGATGAAATAGAAGTCATAGATGTAACGCCTGATGCTCTTCAAAATCGATTAAAAAGAGGTGAGGTGTACAATCTCGATAAAGTTGATCAAGCGTTAAAAAACTTTTTCCGAAAGGGAAATTTAAATGCCTTAAGAGAATTGGCACTCCGACAGTCTGCAGATGAAGTTGATGAAGACTTAGAGCAATATATGAAAGAACATGGCATACAAGAAAATTGGGAGACAAATGAAAAAATAATGGTATGCATAAGTTTTAATCCGCTTGTAAAAAAATTAATAAGACGGGGTGCAAGAAGAGCACACCGCTTTAAATGCGAATGGATAGTCGTGTATGTAGAATGCACAAATATTTTCGCCAAAAAGCCAACTAAAAAAGATATGGAGGTGTTAGAAAGCCATTTTAAGCTTGCTAAGCAGCTCGGGGCTGAAGTAGTTGTCTTAAGAGGAAAAAGCGTATCAGAAGAACTGCTTAAATTTGCCAAAGAAAGACATATTACACAGATAATAATGGGACATTCAAACAGAAGAAAGTGGGAGACGCTTTTAAGAGGATCTACGGTACTGAAACTAATAAACTCAGCAAAAAGCATTGAAATACATGTTATCCCATATAATTAA
- the kdpC gene encoding potassium-transporting ATPase subunit KdpC, producing the protein MIKNAILKSLILLIVLSVFTGLLYPLTITGIAQLIFPHQANGSLIYKDGQAVGSSLIGQQFSDPKYFHGRPSSAGESGYDATSSSASNLGPTNKLLIEKVEKLAQQVREENGLKSNTAVPSDIITSSASGLDPDISIEAALMQIPRIAKARGISEEKLKNLVNEHITGRQLGILGEPRVNVLELNIALDNLK; encoded by the coding sequence ATGATTAAAAATGCCATTTTAAAAAGCTTAATACTTCTTATAGTACTCTCTGTCTTTACAGGTCTACTATATCCACTGACTATTACTGGAATAGCACAGCTAATTTTCCCACATCAAGCAAATGGAAGTCTGATTTACAAAGATGGCCAAGCCGTTGGTTCATCTTTAATAGGTCAACAATTTAGCGATCCAAAATATTTTCATGGACGTCCATCTTCTGCCGGTGAATCCGGATATGATGCAACGTCCTCATCAGCTTCAAACCTTGGTCCTACAAATAAGCTGCTAATTGAAAAAGTTGAAAAACTGGCACAGCAAGTCAGAGAAGAAAATGGTCTTAAATCAAACACTGCCGTCCCATCTGACATTATTACATCATCGGCAAGCGGTCTTGACCCCGATATAAGCATTGAGGCTGCCCTTATGCAAATACCACGGATAGCTAAAGCCCGTGGCATATCTGAAGAAAAATTAAAAAATCTTGTTAACGAGCATATTACAGGGAGACAATTAGGCATATTGGGAGAACCAAGAGTAAATGTATTAGAACTAAATATCGCTCTTGATAACCTCAAATAG
- the kdpB gene encoding potassium-transporting ATPase subunit KdpB, which yields MSKKESTRMNINSKELIKNAFKKLNPATLFRNPVMFIVEIGSILTTIITIMDFIGKSAERNFDLQISIWLWFTILFANFAESLAEGRGKAQADALRKTRKDIKAKKLVGDKTEVVLGSTLKKGDIVLVEAGDIIPGDGEVIEGVASVDESAITGESAPVIRESGGDRSSVTAGTKVLSDWIKVKISSDPGESFLDKMISLVEGAKRQKTPNEIALTIMLIGLTIILLLATVTIEPYAIYSGTKISIPTLIALLVCLIPTTIGGLLSAIGIAGMDRLIKKNILAMSGRAVEAAGDVDVLLLDKTGTITFGNRMATEFIPAPGVTENELAMAAQMSSLSDETPEGRSIVVLAKDKYGIREHNLKELNVEFIPFTAKTRMSGININNNKEIRKGAIDAIENYVKEKGGNMPEEVLNAVKMIAQNGGTPLVVAENERVLGVIHLKDIVKGGIKERFADLRRMGIKTVMITGDNPMTAKAIADEAGVDEFVAEAKPETKLSLIKEYQANGHLVAMTGDGTNDAPALAQADVGVAMNSGTQAAKEAGNMVDLDSSPTKLIAVVEIGKQLLMTRGALTTFSIANDVAKYFAIIPAMFSATYPQLGVLNIMHLKTPESAVLSAIIFNALIIIALIPLALKGVKYRPLGAAAIFKRNMLIYGLGGLIVPFVGIKIIDMIITFLGLVH from the coding sequence ATGAGCAAAAAAGAATCTACGCGAATGAATATAAATAGTAAAGAACTCATTAAAAATGCTTTTAAAAAATTAAATCCTGCAACACTTTTCAGAAATCCTGTAATGTTCATTGTTGAGATAGGTTCAATATTAACGACTATAATAACGATCATGGACTTTATAGGTAAAAGTGCTGAAAGAAATTTCGACTTGCAAATCTCAATTTGGCTGTGGTTTACCATCTTGTTTGCAAATTTTGCAGAGTCTTTAGCTGAAGGCAGAGGTAAGGCTCAAGCTGATGCACTTCGGAAAACAAGAAAAGATATAAAAGCAAAAAAATTAGTAGGTGATAAAACTGAGGTAGTGTTGGGTTCCACTCTTAAAAAAGGTGACATTGTCTTAGTTGAAGCTGGTGATATAATACCAGGCGATGGAGAAGTAATTGAAGGTGTAGCATCTGTAGACGAAAGTGCAATTACTGGTGAATCTGCACCTGTCATAAGAGAATCTGGCGGTGACAGAAGCTCTGTAACTGCTGGTACAAAAGTTCTATCAGACTGGATAAAAGTAAAAATTTCTTCAGATCCAGGTGAATCATTTCTTGATAAAATGATAAGCCTTGTAGAAGGTGCAAAAAGACAAAAGACGCCAAATGAGATTGCATTGACAATCATGCTTATAGGACTCACTATAATACTGCTTTTAGCCACAGTTACAATTGAGCCTTATGCGATTTATTCAGGAACAAAAATATCAATTCCAACACTTATTGCATTGCTGGTTTGCCTCATACCAACTACAATAGGAGGACTACTAAGTGCAATTGGCATAGCAGGCATGGACAGGCTCATAAAAAAGAATATATTGGCCATGTCTGGTCGCGCCGTTGAAGCCGCAGGTGACGTAGATGTGCTTTTACTGGATAAAACTGGTACAATCACATTTGGCAATAGAATGGCTACAGAATTTATTCCTGCTCCAGGTGTGACAGAAAATGAATTGGCAATGGCTGCTCAAATGTCCTCTTTATCTGATGAGACACCGGAAGGCAGAAGCATTGTAGTTTTAGCAAAAGACAAATACGGTATAAGAGAGCACAATTTAAAAGAATTAAATGTGGAATTCATACCTTTTACAGCCAAGACTCGTATGAGCGGAATAAATATAAACAACAATAAAGAGATACGAAAAGGTGCTATCGATGCAATAGAAAATTATGTGAAAGAAAAAGGCGGTAATATGCCTGAAGAAGTTTTAAACGCAGTTAAAATGATTGCACAAAATGGCGGTACTCCTTTGGTAGTAGCAGAAAATGAAAGGGTGTTAGGTGTAATACACCTAAAAGACATAGTTAAAGGTGGCATTAAAGAACGCTTTGCTGATTTACGTAGAATGGGAATAAAAACCGTAATGATAACAGGCGATAATCCAATGACGGCAAAGGCTATCGCAGATGAAGCAGGAGTGGATGAATTTGTTGCAGAGGCAAAACCTGAAACAAAGCTTAGCCTTATAAAGGAATATCAAGCAAATGGGCATTTAGTTGCAATGACAGGTGACGGCACAAATGACGCTCCTGCACTTGCCCAAGCAGACGTTGGTGTCGCTATGAATTCAGGAACACAGGCCGCCAAAGAAGCAGGAAACATGGTAGACTTAGATTCAAGCCCTACAAAATTAATAGCAGTCGTTGAAATCGGCAAACAGTTGCTTATGACACGTGGTGCATTGACTACGTTCAGCATCGCAAATGATGTAGCAAAGTATTTTGCCATAATACCTGCTATGTTTTCGGCTACATATCCTCAATTAGGTGTATTAAACATTATGCATTTAAAAACACCTGAAAGCGCTGTTTTATCGGCTATAATCTTTAATGCACTTATTATAATTGCACTTATTCCATTGGCATTAAAAGGTGTAAAATATAGACCGCTGGGCGCTGCTGCAATCTTTAAGCGAAACATGCTTATATATGGCTTAGGTGGGCTTATAGTACCGTTTGTAGGTATAAAAATAATAGACATGATCATCACTTTCTTAGGATTGGTTCACTAA
- the kdpA gene encoding potassium-transporting ATPase subunit KdpA: protein MIYDILQMVIFICLLVIITIPLGSYIAKVFTNQHTFFDFVAKPIEKFVYKITGIDESHEMNWKEYALSLLTFNLLGIIFLFIILVSQGKLPLNPQKLPGVSSWHLALNTAVSFVTNTNWQAYSGETTVSYLTQMLGFTVQNFLSAATGLSVAIALIRGIMRHSTKDIGNFWVDITKSIIWIFLPLSLILSLILTQQGVIQNFSSYIKVHTLEGLKQVIAMGPVASQEAIKMLGTNGGGFFGANSAHPFENPTPLTNMLEMLAILAIPASLPYTFGKMVKNTRQGWAIFSAMLILFVIMLGTTYYSEKTGNPIINHINITGPSAMEGKEVRFGIAGSSLFSTVTTAASCGAVNSSLDSMTPLGGLIPMLQIMLGEVIFGGVGSGLYSMLIDAFLAVFIVGLMVGRTPEYIGKKIESYEMKMSILAIIIPASTILIGSAIASVTKAGTSVLLNHGPHGLSEILYAFASTAGNNGSAFAGLNSNTLFYNLITSIAMIIGRFGVIIPALAIAGSLANKKIVPASVGTFPTDNALFSVLLVGIVLIIGALTFFPALSLGPIIEQLLMNAGRLF from the coding sequence ATGATATATGATATTTTACAAATGGTAATATTTATATGTCTTTTAGTGATAATTACAATTCCACTTGGTTCGTATATAGCAAAGGTGTTTACGAATCAGCATACATTTTTTGATTTTGTAGCAAAACCAATCGAAAAATTTGTCTACAAAATTACAGGTATAGATGAAAGCCACGAAATGAATTGGAAAGAGTATGCTTTGTCATTACTTACATTTAATCTCTTAGGCATAATCTTTCTCTTTATTATACTTGTATCACAAGGCAAATTGCCATTAAATCCACAAAAATTACCTGGAGTTTCATCATGGCATCTTGCTTTAAATACAGCAGTAAGCTTTGTGACAAACACAAACTGGCAAGCATATAGTGGTGAAACAACCGTAAGTTACTTAACTCAAATGTTAGGGTTTACAGTTCAGAACTTTTTATCTGCTGCTACTGGACTTTCTGTCGCGATTGCTTTAATTAGAGGCATAATGCGACATTCCACGAAAGATATAGGCAATTTTTGGGTGGATATCACAAAATCAATAATATGGATTTTTTTGCCTCTTTCATTAATTCTTTCTTTAATCCTTACACAACAGGGAGTAATACAAAACTTTAGTAGCTATATTAAAGTACATACATTAGAAGGTCTAAAGCAAGTCATAGCAATGGGTCCTGTGGCTTCTCAGGAAGCAATTAAAATGTTGGGAACAAACGGCGGAGGCTTTTTTGGAGCAAATTCTGCACATCCTTTTGAAAACCCAACGCCACTTACAAACATGTTAGAAATGCTTGCAATACTTGCTATACCAGCTTCATTGCCATATACATTTGGCAAAATGGTAAAAAACACAAGACAAGGATGGGCTATCTTTAGTGCCATGCTTATTTTATTTGTCATCATGTTGGGTACAACATATTATTCAGAAAAAACCGGCAATCCAATCATAAACCACATAAATATAACTGGTCCATCTGCTATGGAAGGAAAAGAAGTCAGATTTGGAATAGCTGGTTCTTCACTATTCTCAACAGTCACAACAGCCGCATCTTGTGGCGCCGTAAATTCTTCTTTAGACAGTATGACTCCTTTAGGTGGACTAATACCAATGCTTCAAATAATGCTTGGAGAAGTCATATTTGGAGGTGTTGGCTCCGGGCTTTATTCAATGCTAATAGATGCTTTTTTAGCAGTTTTTATCGTAGGTCTTATGGTGGGGCGAACCCCTGAATACATCGGCAAAAAAATAGAATCATACGAGATGAAGATGTCAATATTGGCCATCATAATACCAGCTTCCACAATACTTATAGGAAGTGCTATTGCATCGGTTACAAAAGCTGGCACAAGTGTCCTACTAAATCATGGTCCACATGGTTTAAGTGAGATATTGTACGCTTTTGCTTCGACAGCAGGAAATAATGGAAGTGCTTTTGCCGGACTTAACTCTAACACACTTTTTTACAATTTAATCACCTCAATCGCAATGATTATTGGTAGGTTTGGCGTCATCATACCAGCACTGGCCATTGCAGGAAGCTTGGCAAATAAAAAGATTGTTCCTGCCAGTGTAGGAACATTTCCTACTGATAACGCATTATTTTCAGTGCTTTTAGTGGGAATAGTGCTGATAATTGGTGCTTTAACATTTTTCCCAGCTCTTTCTTTAGGCCCAATAATCGAACAATTGCTGATGAATGCTGGAAGATTGTTCTAA
- a CDS encoding ATP-binding protein, whose protein sequence is MIKTLKGKISIVYLVLVVLVLVVGMISGINMYYLSKTIDGLMIDNYKSIKAVNLMNEELENQNNAILTFIYEDKQTAIKQFNQDNSVFYNWYNVEANNITEKNEGNYVDEIKSAYVNFTTSVSYLQGMPPDDKVGMLNYYNMKIKPNYEHIKDLLNSLAKLNEDAMFKKKTNATLDAKNSMYTILLVTLLAAIFGFIISLIFTNRFLKPMEYLIKSIREVKEGELDQVISIKTDDELGKLAVEFNNMIRRLKQYEESQLGKIIDERNKTLSIVKSINDPLLVLNSDYKIILLNGAAEELFGIEEKNAIDKHFLLSVKDEKLFEQINAIVDSKFNINKVEQVKYGDKYYDVTITPIKNYKSEISDILLVFHNITEFKELDQAKDDFISIISHEFKTPLTSIMMGTSMILEEKIGVINDKQRSTLVAIEEESEKLTELVNELIELTKIESGKEMYNFKCCSIFGIAQNTVKPLYNIANEKGVNLTNTIDEDMPGVYADPEKITWVLNNLITNALKYTDAGDDITISASVDGDFMQISVKDTGAGIPKEYKDKIFDKFFHVQNDDEFEIKGTGLGLAVVKEIVEAHGGKVWCESDIDIGSNFMFTLPICDERG, encoded by the coding sequence ATGATTAAGACGTTAAAAGGCAAGATATCAATTGTGTATTTGGTGCTTGTCGTACTGGTATTGGTAGTCGGAATGATATCTGGCATCAATATGTATTATTTGAGCAAAACTATAGATGGTTTAATGATTGATAACTATAAAAGCATAAAAGCTGTTAATTTGATGAATGAGGAATTAGAAAATCAAAACAATGCGATACTGACATTTATATATGAGGACAAGCAAACCGCCATAAAGCAATTTAATCAAGACAATTCGGTGTTTTACAATTGGTATAATGTAGAAGCAAACAATATAACAGAAAAAAATGAAGGCAATTATGTTGATGAGATAAAAAGTGCGTATGTGAATTTTACGACAAGCGTTTCATATTTGCAAGGGATGCCACCAGATGATAAAGTTGGCATGTTGAACTATTATAATATGAAGATAAAGCCTAACTATGAACATATAAAAGATCTCTTAAATTCCCTTGCCAAATTAAACGAAGATGCTATGTTTAAGAAAAAGACTAATGCGACGTTGGATGCAAAAAATTCAATGTACACAATTTTGTTAGTTACACTTTTAGCAGCTATTTTCGGATTCATAATCTCTTTAATATTTACCAATAGATTTTTAAAGCCAATGGAATATTTGATAAAATCTATAAGGGAAGTAAAAGAAGGGGAACTTGATCAAGTTATATCAATTAAGACGGATGATGAATTGGGTAAATTAGCAGTAGAATTTAATAACATGATAAGAAGACTTAAGCAATATGAAGAAAGTCAATTAGGCAAGATAATTGATGAGCGCAACAAGACATTGTCTATAGTAAAAAGTATAAATGACCCTTTGTTAGTGCTTAATTCAGATTATAAAATAATATTATTAAATGGTGCGGCGGAAGAGTTATTTGGAATCGAAGAAAAAAATGCGATTGATAAGCATTTTCTTCTGTCTGTTAAAGATGAGAAGCTTTTTGAGCAAATAAATGCAATTGTTGATTCAAAATTTAATATTAACAAGGTTGAGCAGGTTAAATACGGTGATAAATATTATGATGTTACAATCACCCCAATAAAAAATTATAAATCTGAAATATCAGATATACTGTTGGTTTTTCACAACATTACTGAGTTTAAGGAGTTGGACCAAGCAAAAGACGATTTCATATCGATAATTTCACATGAGTTTAAAACACCATTGACATCCATAATGATGGGTACAAGTATGATTTTAGAAGAAAAAATAGGTGTTATTAATGATAAACAAAGAAGCACACTTGTGGCAATCGAAGAAGAAAGTGAAAAGCTTACTGAATTGGTTAATGAACTAATCGAACTTACTAAGATTGAATCTGGAAAAGAGATGTACAACTTTAAATGTTGTTCTATATTTGGAATAGCTCAAAATACTGTAAAGCCATTATATAATATTGCAAATGAAAAAGGCGTAAATCTTACTAATACAATTGACGAAGATATGCCAGGTGTATATGCCGATCCAGAGAAAATAACGTGGGTCTTAAACAATCTTATAACTAATGCCTTGAAGTACACTGATGCAGGTGATGATATTACAATTAGTGCGTCGGTTGATGGCGACTTCATGCAGATTTCTGTTAAAGATACTGGTGCAGGTATACCGAAAGAATACAAAGATAAAATTTTTGACAAGTTTTTTCACGTACAAAATGACGATGAATTTGAGATTAAAGGTACAGGATTGGGACTTGCTGTCGTAAAAGAGATTGTAGAGGCTCACGGTGGAAAAGTATGGTGTGAAAGCGATATAGACATAGGAAGCAATTTCATGTTTACACTTCCTATATGCGATGAAAGAGGGTAA
- a CDS encoding response regulator, protein MKKVLVADDTKNIRMLLTTCLESEGYNVITAKDGEEALEILKNGDVELAFIDIKMPLLSGTEVLRKIRSCGITTPVIIITAFATIKNAIECTKLGAVEYIQKPFTVKRVKSVLEKMIAEHEKTKENDTNNLINEIEKLIDDDNFIEALDMLKKSKVNPDDPRFYLLYYKIYDGLGDKEMSHKFLKAYKIFNEG, encoded by the coding sequence ATGAAGAAAGTTTTAGTTGCAGATGATACTAAGAATATTAGAATGCTTCTTACTACTTGCCTTGAATCCGAAGGATATAATGTTATAACGGCTAAAGATGGTGAAGAAGCGCTTGAAATATTGAAAAATGGAGATGTAGAGCTTGCGTTTATAGATATTAAAATGCCGCTTTTAAGTGGCACCGAAGTTTTAAGAAAGATAAGGTCTTGTGGGATAACAACGCCTGTAATAATAATAACGGCATTTGCTACGATAAAAAATGCGATCGAGTGTACAAAATTAGGTGCTGTAGAATATATACAAAAACCATTTACTGTAAAAAGAGTTAAATCTGTTTTAGAAAAAATGATTGCTGAACATGAAAAAACAAAAGAAAATGATACAAATAATTTAATAAACGAAATAGAAAAATTAATTGATGATGATAATTTCATTGAAGCACTGGATATGCTTAAAAAATCTAAGGTTAATCCAGACGATCCGAGATTTTACCTTTTGTACTATAAGATATATGATGGCTTAGGTGATAAAGAGATGTCTCACAAATTTTTGAAAGCATATAAAATTTTTAATGAAGGCTAA